The following proteins are encoded in a genomic region of Arachis ipaensis cultivar K30076 chromosome B02, Araip1.1, whole genome shotgun sequence:
- the LOC107627781 gene encoding uncharacterized protein LOC107627781, with product MLHAIRKKGARPYWIPPEVLGELMRRWNTDAYRQLQVRNTATRKSTRGTSLHTAGGTTFPEARLRLNHSLGRQSRMDEFFEHTHTRKEDRTQWVDEHSQKTKDIFQECMFQAEQERQAAIEAGVIDPPPVSEKSIWIETLGGKRRGRVYGMGEVRNSSMVRPRVDGPTTTTSADVLDLRERIIILNREVEQHAAKYRELEDHYQREKREWQQTVESLREDLNTSNSQMDQFSQL from the exons ATGCTCCATGCCATTCGCAAAAAAGGTGCCCGTCCATATTGGATCCCACCAGAAGTTCTTGGTGAATTGATGAGACGTTGGAACACTGATGCCTATAGACAATTACAGGTGAGAAATACAGCTACCAGGAAATCGACTCGAGGTACTTCTCTTCACACTGCAGGAGGCACCACCTTTCCCGAAGCGAGGTTACGCTTG AATCATTCGCTTGGAAGACAATCACGTATGGATGAGTTTTTTGAGCACACTCATACTCGCAAAGAGGATAGGACTCAATGGGTTGATGAACACTCCCAAAAGACAAAG GATATATTTCAAGAGTGTATGTTTCAGGCTGAGCAAGAGCGGCAGGCTGCTATAGAGGCTGGTGTAATTGATCCACCGCCTGTCTCTGAGAAAAGCATATGGATTGAGACATTGGGTGGAAAACGAAGAGGTAGGGTATATGGCATGGGTGAGGTAAGGAACTCTTCCATGGTGCGGCCTCGAGTTGATGGGCCAACCACGACCACCAGCGCTGATGTTTTGGATCTTAGAGAACGAATCATAATACTCAATAGGGAAGTTGAACAACATGCCGCTAAATATAGAGAGCTTGAAGACCACTACCAAAGGGAGAAAAGAGAGTGGCAACAGACTGTTGAATCCTTGCGTGAGGATCTCAACACCAGTAACTCACAGATGGATCAATTTAGTCAACtctaa
- the LOC107628519 gene encoding uncharacterized protein LOC107628519 has translation MDLTVKEALALPPGRKIVLHRNKEMQQVGQSAGLLSGFLGSLGADFQQLPICEESWRTMNKAIKEHVFDQFKRVFHYEDDERGRIKQRIIQRIGRNWKNTRNNLFHKFYDSRRTFEQNANHKPSGIDANHWKWFLEYRLKDSTKEKCRKNAANHAKQRYTHTGGSKILARKRHEEEQRQGRPIGRGEIWTMSHKKQDGTYINEDARLVGEAIEHIESQDASSKELSQNDSLAQVLGKEHPGRVRGMGFGPCPTQCFRYIPQQSASNVQVEEYQKEIAELKAEAAILKAEAAEKKAKSQTMENLLRYLIQQQGGNLPPDIAADLEALGSTPTVSRAT, from the exons ATGGATCTCACAGTTAAGGAGGCATTAGCACTTCCTCCTGGAAGGAAGATCGTACTCCACCGTAACAAGGAGATGCAACAAGTTGGTCAATCAGCTGGCTTATTAAGCGGGTTCTTGGGGAGTTTGGGGGCTGATTTTCAACAGTTACCAATTTGTGAAGAAAGCTGGAGGACAATGAACAAGGCTATCAAGGAGCACGTGTTTGACCAGTTTAAG CGAGTGTTTCACTATGAGGACGATGAAAGAGGAAGAATAAAGCAGAGAATCATACAAAGGATAGGAAGAAACTGGAAGAACACAAGAAATAACTTGTTCCATAAGTTTTATGATAGTAGAAGGACATTTGAGCAAAATGCCAACCATAAACCATCAGGAATAGATGCAAATCACTGGAAGTGGTTTCTTGAATATCGGTTGAAGGATTCAACGAAG gagAAGTGCAGAAAAAATGCTGCAAACCATGCAAAGCAACGTTACACACATACTGGAGGTTCTAAAATATTGGCCAGAAAAAGACACGAAGAA GAGCAACGACAGGGAAGACCTATTGGTAGAGGAGAGATATGGACCATGTCACATAAAAAACAGGATGGCACGTATATAAATGAAGATGCGCGTCTTGTTGGT GAAGCAATTGAGCATATTGAGAGCCAAGACGCCTCCAGCAAGGAGCTTTCACAGAATGATTCCCTCGCACAAGTTCTTGGCAAGGAGCATCCAGGACGAGTTCGTGGAATGGGTTTCGGACCATGTCCCACTCAGTGTTTTCGTTATATTCCACAGCAGTCAGCCTCCAATGTGCAAGTTGAGGAGTATCAGAAGGAGATTGCAGAACTTAAGGCAGAGGCAGCAATACTAAAGGCAGAGGCAGCAGAGAAAAAGGCAAAGTCACAAACAATGGAAAATTTGTTAAGATACCTAATACAGCAACAAGGAGGTAATTTGCCTCCTGACATAGCTGCGGATCTGGAAGCTTTGGGAAGTACACCGACCGTATCCCGTGCAACATGA
- the LOC107625896 gene encoding uncharacterized protein LOC107625896, translating to MNIGMASLTQTHYHIHTSTNRKEHHRSLILLNSGKAFQLQGLSFPRTRIKESSICCTKLTPWEPSPFTYAPTDNQSDKFLPSSANIFETLDPSKTAESITENAEASAETENHSGMQFQLFKWPMWLLGPSVLLATGMVPTLWLPISSIFLGPNIASLLSLVGLDCIFNLGATLFLLMADSVSRPKNPMQECNSKAPFSYRFWNIVATLTGFIIPMLLMFGSDKGILQPQLPLISSLVLFGPYLLLLSVQVLTEILTWHWQSPVWLVTPVIYESYRVLQLMRGLKLGAELGVPAWMMHTIRGLVCWWVLILGLQLMRVAWFAGFNARGQKQQSPSSNTSAANGVY from the coding sequence ATGAATATAGGAATGGCATCATTAACTCAAACTCATTATCATATACACACATCAACTAACAGGAAGGAACATCATAGAAGCCTGATATTATTAAACTCTGGAAAAGCATTTCAACTCCAGGGACTTAGTTTTCCTCGTACTCGAATAAAAGAATCAAGCATATGCTGCACAAAGTTGACTCCGTGGGAGCCGTCACCTTTCACTTATGCTCCTACAGATAATCAGAGTGATAAGTTCTTGCCGAGTTCGGCCAATATATTTGAAACTCTTGATCCTAGTAAAACAGCTGAATCGATTACAGAAAATGCCGAAGCATCTGCAGAGACTGAGAATCACTCAGGCATGCAATTTCAGCTTTTCAAGTGGCCTATGTGGCTTCTAGGTCCTTCTGTTCTCCTTGCAACCGGCATGGTGCCGACGTTATGGTTACCAATATCCTCAATCTTTCTTGGTCCCAATATAGCAAGCCTACTTTCCTTGGTTGGACTTGATTGCATCTTTAACCTCGGCGCAACCCTTTTTCTCCTCATGGCTGACTCTGTTTCGCGTCCGAAGAATCCAATGCAAGAATGCAACAGCAAGGCACCCTTCAGCTACCGGTTCTGGAACATAGTTGCTACTCTAACCGGATTCATCATCCCAATGTTGCTGATGTTTGGATCTGATAAGGGCATTCTGCAGCCTCAACTTCCTCTCATCTCATCGTTAGTTCTATTTGGACCTTATCTTCTTCTATTGTCAGTACAGGTTCTGACTGAGATACTGACTTGGCATTGGCAATCACCGGTCTGGCTCGTTACCCCGGTCATATACGAGTCCTACCGTGTTCTGCAGCTAATGAGGGGGTTGAAGCTTGGAGCCGAACTTGGTGTGCCGGCATGGATGATGCATACTATTAGAGGGCTGGTTTGCTGGTGGGTGCTAATTCTTGGTTTGCAGCTTATGAGGGTTGCTTGGTTTGCAGGTTTTAATGCTCGAGGCCAAAAGCAGCAATCGCCTTCGTCCAATACTTCGGCTGCTAATGGTGTTTACTGA
- the LOC107627782 gene encoding proteasome subunit alpha type-1-B-like isoform X1 — translation MIQRRFVRRVDSKQGQLRALFSPEEDFKVDDHIGVVIAGLTANGRVLSRYMRNECINYSYTYESPLPVGRLVVQLADKAQVCTQRSWKRPYGVGLLVGGMDESGAHLYYNCPSGNYFEYQAFRYLC, via the exons ATGATTCAGCGTCGTTTTGTACGCAGAGTGGATTCAAAACAAGGCCAACTCCGAGCTCTCTTCTCACCAGAAGAAGATTTCAAAGTTGATGACCACATCGGCGTTGTCATCGCCGGACTCACCGCCAACGGCCGCGTTCTCTCGCGCTACATGCGCAACGAATGCATCAACTATTCCTATACCTACGAGTCTCCTCTTCCCGTTGGACGACTCGTCGTTCAGCTCGCTGACAAGGCTCAG GTTTGCACCCAGCGGTCATGGAAACGTCCTTATGGGGTTGGCCTCTTGGTCGGTGGAATGGATGAATCAGGAGCTCACCTCTATTATAACTGTCCAAGTGGAAACTATTTTGAATATCAGGCTTTTCGCTATCTCTGCTGA
- the LOC107627782 gene encoding proteasome subunit alpha type-1-like isoform X2 yields MIQRRFVRRVDSKQGQLRALFSPEEDFKVDDHIGVVIAGLTANGRVLSRYMRNECINYSYTYESPLPVGRLVVQLADKAQLFSYDGGISSPSVPCGLHPAVMETSLWGWPLGRWNG; encoded by the exons ATGATTCAGCGTCGTTTTGTACGCAGAGTGGATTCAAAACAAGGCCAACTCCGAGCTCTCTTCTCACCAGAAGAAGATTTCAAAGTTGATGACCACATCGGCGTTGTCATCGCCGGACTCACCGCCAACGGCCGCGTTCTCTCGCGCTACATGCGCAACGAATGCATCAACTATTCCTATACCTACGAGTCTCCTCTTCCCGTTGGACGACTCGTCGTTCAGCTCGCTGACAAGGCTCAG CTATTTAGCTATGATGGGGGAATCAGTTCACCTAGTGTGCCTTGTG GTTTGCACCCAGCGGTCATGGAAACGTCCTTATGGGGTTGGCCTCTTGGTCGGTGGAATGGATGA